Proteins encoded within one genomic window of Anopheles gambiae chromosome 3, idAnoGambNW_F1_1, whole genome shotgun sequence:
- the LOC1277524 gene encoding adult cuticle protein 1 encodes MKVAVVAVVLALAVVSEAGVLPWGWPYAGLPAAYPVAAWPPAAIHAAYPAYAHHGAYLAAPHAAILAAPHAPAASVAHHAGVVPGATSVTATRGAVHVAPLPGHAVSQQQLNLAPAPGTI; translated from the exons ATGAAG GTCGCCGTTGTTGCCGTTGTTCTCGCCCTTGCCGTCGTCTCGGAGGCTGGAGTGCTTCCGTGGGGCTGGCCATACGCTGGACTTCCGGCCGCTTACCCAGTTGCTGCGTGGCCACCGGCAGCCATCCATGCCGCCTACCCAGCGTACGCTCACCATGGCGCTTATCTGGCCGCCCCGCACGCTGCCATCCTGGCCGCTCCTCATGCCCCAGCTGCCTCGGTCGCTCACCATGCCGGTGTTGTCCCTGGAGCCACCTCGGTCACTGCCACCCGTGGTGCTGTGCATGTCGCGCCCCTGCCTGGACATGCCGtctcccagcagcagctgaaccTGGCCCCGGCCCCGGGAACCATCTAA
- the LOC5668186 gene encoding shematrin-like protein 1 — MKVFIASIALVLLAVAEASYLPYGGGLVGYGSTWPVTTSVAYPSYGLYGKSVLPLATAKYAYPSVYNSYPLVNKVVSYAAPAKVVSYGGYGYGGYGYGAGYGYGAGYGYGLGYGKVLPSKYYL; from the exons ATGAAG GTCTTCATTGCATCGATCGCTCTGGTTCTGCTGGCCGTCGCTGAAGCTTCCTACCTGCCGTACGGTGGTGGTTTGGTTGGATACGGCTCGACCTGGCCGGTGACGACCTCGGTCGCATACCCATCGTACGGACTGTACGGCAAGTCGGTGCTGCCGCTGGCCACCGCCAAGTACGCCTATCCGTCGGTGTACAACAGCTACCCACTGGTCAACAAAGTCGTTTCGTACGCCGCACCGGCTAAGGTGGTGAGCTATGGCGGATACGGCTATGGCGGTTACGGCTATGGTGCCGGATATGGCTACGGTGCCGGTTACGGCTACGGATTGGGCTACGGAAAGGTGCTGCCGTCGAAGTACTACCTGTAA
- the LOC5668185 gene encoding adult cuticle protein 1 translates to MKCMVAAVILALAVVSEAGLLPYGGWPYGHLAAPTVIQSNVLAHPYGAISHAAIHAAYAPHAAILAAPHAAILAAPHAAILAAPHAPAASVAHHAGVVPGATSVTATRGAVHVAPLPGHAVSQQQLNLAPAPGTL, encoded by the exons ATGAAG TGCATGGTAGCTGCAGTCATCTTGGCCCTGGCCGTCGTTTCGGAAGCCGGACTCCTGCCGTACGGTGGCTGGCCTTATGGTCATCTGGCTGCCCCGACCGTCATCCAGTCGAATGTGCTGGCCCACCCGTACGGTGCGATCTCGCACGCCGCCATCCACGCTGCTTACGCTCCGCATGCTGCCATCCTGGCCGCGCCGCACGCTGCCATTCTGGCCGCTCCACATGCTGCCATCTTGGCCGCTCCGCATGCCCCAGCTGCGTCGGTCGCTCACCATGCTGGAGTCGTCCCTGGAGCCACCTCCGTCACTGCTACCCGAGGTGCTGTGCATGTCGCGCCCCTGCCTGGACATGCCGtctcccagcagcagctgaaccTGGCCCCGGCCCCTGGCACGCTCTAA
- the LOC1277523 gene encoding adult cuticle protein 1 — translation MKCIVAAVAVIALAVAAEAGYPYAGYPYAGYPYAGYGATVVQANAGAWPYAHAAYPYAHAGYPYAHAAAYPAAVAAYAAPHAALLAAPHAPLASVAHHAGVVPGATSVTATRGAVHVAPLPGHAVSQKQLNLAPAPGTL, via the exons ATGAAG TGCATCGTTGCCGCCGTTGCCGTCATCGCCCTGGCCGTCGCCGCCGAGGCTGGATACCCGTACGCCGGATACCCGTACGCTGGATACCCGTACGCCGGATACGGTGCCACCGTCGTGCAGGCCAACGCTGGAGCCTGGCCGTACGCTCATGCCGCCTACCCGTACGCCCACGCTGGCTACCCGTACGCCCATGCTGCTGCCTACCCAGCGGCCGTCGCTGCCTATGCTGCCCCGCACGCCGCTCTGCTGGCCGCTCCCCATGCCCCGCTTGCCTCGGTCGCTCACCATGCCGGTGTCGTCCCTGGAGCTACCTCGGTCACTGCCACCCGTGGTGCCGTCCATGTTGCCCCGCTGCCCGGCCACGCCGTGTCGCAGAAGCAGCTGAACCTGGCCCCGGCCCCCGGAACTCTGTAA